The following coding sequences are from one Melanotaenia boesemani isolate fMelBoe1 chromosome 17, fMelBoe1.pri, whole genome shotgun sequence window:
- the LOC121628075 gene encoding NAD(P)(+)--arginine ADP-ribosyltransferase 2-like → MKNMMIFTLLCLTLCWMLSVDSMRIPLDMADKSVDDMYDGCNDTASLDQRKEQYSKELTSGKKYAQAWKIAETCANKTFKNRSREDMNLTKDHMQAICVYTAKYVYSQFNTAVRKQRKRYTKSFRYHILHFLLTTAIRILNPNHRCHITYRRTDAAFTGKLNQTIRFGSFASSSYKMDLKKFGNETCFKIKTCYGGYLKNYSYYNDEQEVLIPPFEMFTIKNIARSPRCIEGLKDCKTVYVLESAGYKSNLNCELSFVQKQSVRATEILQDKQKQLALPIHKLIQDVSTRWNSTENMLERVLEQQPAISAALMPRDLKRGEEVNTLKVKDFCNIENIVNLMAPVKPVTTSMCEDKRPTLNGSPCQSEALKEL, encoded by the exons ATGAAGAACATGATGATCTTCACTCTGCTGTGTCTGACCCTGTGCTGGATGCtctctgtggactccatgagG atCCCATTAGACATGGCTGACAAATCGGTTGATGACATGTATGATGGCTGCAACGACACGGCATCGTTGGACCAGAGAAAAGAACAGTACTCTAAAGAGCTgacaagtggaaaaaaatatgcACAGGCCTGGAAAATAGCTGAAACGTGTGCTAATAAGACGTTTAAAAATAGGAGCAGGGAGGACATGAATCTGACCAAAGATCACATGCAAGCAATCTGTGTGTACACAGCTAAATATGTGTATTCACAGTTTAATACAGCAGtcagaaaacaaaggaaaagataTACTAAGTCATTCCGGTAccatattttacatttcctgTTGACGACAGCCATTAGAATCTTGAATCCTAATCACCGCTGTCACATCACCTACAGACGAACTGATGCTGCATTTACTGGAAAACTCAACCAAACAATTCGTTTTGGTTCCTTTGCATCCAGCTCTTACAAAATGGACCTAAAAAAATTTGGTAATGAAACCTGCTTTAAGATTAAAACCTGCTATGGTGGATATTTGAAAAACTATTCATACTACAATGACGAGCAAGAAGTGCTCATCCCACCGTTTGAGATGTTCACCATTAAAAACATAGCTAGATCACCACGTTGTATCGAAGGGCTGAAAGACTGTAAAACCGTCTATGTGTTGGAGAGTGCAGGATATAAAAGTAATCTGAACTGCGAGTTAAGTTTTGtgcaaaag CAAAGTGTCAGAGCAACAGAAATTCTacaagacaaacagaaacaactggCCTTGCCTATCCACAAACTCATCCAAGACGTGTCCACCCGGTGGAACAGTACTGAGAATATGCTTGAACGTGTACTGGAACAACAACCTGCCATTTCTGCTGCACTCATGCCCAGGGATCTCAAAAGAGGAGAAGAGGTTAACACTCTTAAGGTCAAAGACTTCTGTAATATTGAAAACATTGTCAACTTGATGGCGCCGGTCAAACCTGTCACCACCAGCATGTGTGAAGATAAGCGGCCCACACTCAATGGTTCCCCCTGTCAGAGCGAAGCTTTAAAAGAACTTTGA